The Hordeum vulgare subsp. vulgare chromosome 7H, MorexV3_pseudomolecules_assembly, whole genome shotgun sequence DNA window gtttctgtatgcgcaggtactctggacttgttaccttggttctcaaactaagggaaatacttattgctcctatgctgcatcaccctttcctcttcaagggaagaaccaacgcaagcccagcctttgtcaacgtgtcaaattctggcgctgttttCTGTGGGAtagcaatactatccatagtttcatcaaaataagcaatcaacacaaaaaaaacagaatctgtcaaaaatagaccactttgtagcaatctgtatacttcctataattctagtatcccaaaaattctgaacaattacgacagtttgggcaattggcatatcaaccagcagcaaaaagaatcaactcaaaagctcattctggacaaaaatgaaaaataatttcatgagcgaaaagtttctgtcttttccaccatgatcaaacaaccatcaccaaactagtcataaaggttttacttggctcaaacacaaaaagaaacacaaaatacacaatcataacaaaattatgatggtgtggacgcaaaaaaacagaaagcaaaaagcaaagataaattcattgggttgcctcctaacaagcgctattgtttaacgcccttagctaggcataaggtgaaagaatcacgtatcgtcgtattTGGTACTCaagccataagtagccctcatcatggattcataaggcaatcttattttctttctaggaaaatgttccattcccttcttcaatggaaattgaaatctaatatacccttccttcatatcgatgacagcaccaatagtccttaggaaaggtctacctagaatgataggacatgtcacattgcaatcaatatcaagcacaatgaaatccatgggtacatagttcctatttgcaataataagaacataattgatccttcccatgggtttcttaacagtagaatccgcaagatgcaaattaagagagcattcatcaatctcattaaagcctagaacatcacataaagactttggaatcgcggaaacactagaacccaattcacacaaagcattgcattcatagttttgatcttgattttgatagtaggttcccactcatcatgaagttttctaggaatagaaacttccaattcaagtttctcttcaagagatttcattatggcatcgacgatatgatcggtaaaggccttgttttggctataagcatgtggagagtttggcatggattgcatcaaggaaatacattcaatcaaagagcaactatcataattgaattccttgaaatacatTCAATTCAAgtctactctcaatcaagtaagacaagggcatgtcatttggatctaaaggagcacctttactagcaaacaatttcattaactcatccatcttagcactcgacgagttaatttcttctatagcgtgcacccttttactagtaggtgacgtttcagtgtgccactgagaatagtgtgtcatgatattgtctaggagttttgtggcttctcctaatgtgatttccatgaaagttccaccgaaggcggagtccaagatatttctagaagcaaaattcaaaccagcgtagaagatttgtataatcatccgaagtctcaaaccatgagcgggacaatttttaatcatcaatttcattctctcccaagattgtgcaacatgttcatgatcaagttgcttaaaattcatgatatcattacggagagagataatcttagccggcggaaaatacttggatatataagcatctttgcacttgttccaagaatcaatactatttttgggcaaagatgaaaaccaagtttttgctcgatctgacaatgagaacggaaatagcttcaatttaatcacatcattatccacatctttcttcttttgtataTTGCATaagtcaatgaaggtattaagatgggatgcagcatctccacaaggaaggccggagaattgctctttcataacaagattcagcaaaggagcattgatttcatatgattccgcactagtggtgggaacaatcggagtactaataaaatcattattattaatattagagaagtcacaaagtttggtattttcagtcatggtgacttcagcaagcagacaagcagacaagcgaacagaaagcaagcgaaagaaaagggcgaacgaaaaaggcaaatattttgtaattttttgtttttcagaagtgggggagaggaaaatgagaggcaaaaaaaggaaatgcaagagatgagtttgcgacacttacttggataagcttcacttgatgctccccgacaacggcgccagaaattcttcttgctagctcttgagcttgcgttggttttttcccttgaagaggaaagggtgatgcagcacagtagcagtaagtatttccatcagtttgagaaccaaggtatgaatccagtaggagtatcaagatgaggcaccaatgtacctacgcaaaaacaaacaaacttgcacccaacgctataaaggggttgtcaatcccttcacgattgattgcaaggtgagatctgaaggcggaaagtgcaacaaagtaaaagtgtagggctgaaaatatgatgtgaagtagcccgggggccatagtgttcactagaggcttctctcaaaatagcaaatattacggtgggtgaacgaattactgtcgagcaattgatagaaccacgcaaattcatgacgatatctaaggcaatgatcataaatataggcatcacgtccgagacaagtagaccgatactttctgcatctactactattactccacacatcgaccgctatccagcatgaatctagtgtattgagttcatgacgaatagagtaacgccttaagctagatgacatgatgtagagggataaattcatgcaatagatataaaccccatatttttacccttgatggaaatgacacgatgcgtgcctcactaccccttctgtcactaggtgaggtcaccgcacggtatgaacccaaaaccaagcacttctcccattgcaagaatcatagatcaagttggccaaacaaaacccacaactcgaagagaattacaaggatatgaaatcatgcatataagagatcagaagaaactcaaataagattcatagataatctgatcataaatccacaattcatcggatctcgacaaacacaccgcaaaagaagattacatcggatagatctccatggagatcatggagaactttgtattgaagatccaagagagagaagaagccatctagctactagctatggacccgaaggtctatggtgaactactcacgcatcatcggagaggcaatggtgttgatgaagaagccctctgtatccgaatcccccctccggcagggcacccgaacatgccccagatgggatcttgtggagacagaagcttgcggtggcggaaaagtattttcgtggatctctcccgtggttttggatttttcgaggatttataggcggaagaagtagggcagacgagccacagtgggcccacaagcccgctaggcgcgagccccctggccgctcctagggggcttgtggcctcacttggtggcctctgccttggttctcacgctccctgtgtatcttttgtttcggaaaaaaataatcttttcggaggttttattccgtttggaccccgtttaatattctcctatgaaaagggtcaaaaacacggaaaaaacaggaactggcacttggcactgagttaataagttagtcccaaaaaagatataaaaggcatacaaaacatccaaagtttgacaagataatagcatggaaccatcaaaatttatagatacgttggagacgtatcattgatccacctcaaggtcatgagattgtggGCTAAACCCTAGGAGTTATGATGTTGCGTATGTGTGTCTTCTGCGGGTTAAACTCCATGATTTATAAAGGCATCCGGGGTATTTAGGGTTACATGAATGTCAGTTACCATCTATGGGTTACATGTCGAACGAATCATCCTTTCCCTGGGGTGCACGCCAAGCCTTTGATAGAATCAGAGTGCTCATGCTTTGTCACAATGCCTTCGAAGTCCTTCTCCTTGATGGGCCCGAGTATGACCCATGGACTAAACCACCTGAGCTTGGACCCCTTAGTCAAGGACTCCATCAAAGGCTAGGACGGCTCCAACACTAAGCGAGTGACAACATCGCATTGACGGCTTGTTCTAGCGGCGGTTGTGGCCATTCACTGGTCCATGGACAtcgatgtaatttttattatgttGGGAATATTCTATTTTTGGTGAACTTTTATAACAGACATTAGTCCTTTTACGCAAAAAATCAAGATGTTAGGGGGTGATTTCTCCCAAACTTATAATTGAGGGGAATAAACGAGTGTGGATGTCCTGAATACATGTGCATAGTGAGCCACTTTAAAAAAAATGCACTTTAGACATGTTTTAAAATGTCAAAAATTTAAAAGAGAATTTTATGCATACATCTTCGCAAACATGTGTGCGCGGTACAAAGATTTGTGAAAAATAATCCTTTTGGATTCGCCTCCGTAAAAAGACGATTTTTAATGCTTCTAAATAGTGTTTCATGAcaattttttttgtcttttttacaCAGCCAAAAAAAAGTTGTTTTCTCGCGAAACTTTCCGTGAGCACATAGAGTGGGAAGATATATGCGTGAGACATTTTCCAGAATTTGTTGGTACTTAAAAATGAGCTTTCCAAAATGGATTTATATACCCATAGAATCATCCATGCACTTTTGGCTGAAAAgatctttcttttttcctttttgacgTGGAAGACGATCTCTTGGGTTTGGGCGGCATCCACCCACAAGCAATAATAAAGTAGCAAGTTTCCCTTAAAAGAAATATAAAGTAGCTAGTGTAGCCGGCGAGGTCCTCTCCCCtcagtcttcttcctcctctgccttGTTGCTACCAGTTGGATCCATGGAGCAGAGCCAGATGGCTAGAGTGAAGCTTGGCACGCAGGGCCTCGAGGTAACAAACTAACCGAAAATCCCACATTCGACCCCCTCGAATCTGCTCGCAAATCCGCGGGGAAATACCAAACTGCAGAACTGACTGATGACTTGGGGATGTGCCATTTGCGGGACAGGTGTCCAGGATCGGGTTCGGATGCATGGGTCTCACCGGCGTGTACAACGATCCGGTGCCGGAGGATGCTGGCGTCGCCATCATACGGCGCGCCTTCGACGCCGGCGTCACCTTCTTCGACACCGCCGATGCTTATGGGCCACACACCAACGAGGTCCTACTTGGAAAGGTCAAAATCCTCCTCCTCTCCAAAGTCGAATATGATGTGTTTGTGCTTTGGGCATACAGGTCGAATTAGATGGAATGCTAGAAATGTTTATCCAAGCAtcaccttctcctccgtcccaaactATAAGATGTTTTGGTAGGCTAATTTGGAACAGAGGACGTACTACCTTTTAGCATCCGGCTGCCAcgagtaaatagcataaaactactaCTTTACAGGATAGGGTCCTAAAAAACTACATGTTTTTAGTTTTTTGAAACCCTAGCCTGCAAAGTAGTAGTTTAATGCTATTTACTCGGCTGCCACAGATAGAAGCTCAGAAAGTATAGTGAATCCTTGGCAGCTTATTTATGAGTTAGCGATGCTCCTGTTATCAGTATCTGAGATGATCCTTTGTAAGCTACGATGACACATTAGTGGCGGAGTTTCACACGGATCACAGAGGGAACTGGTATCAAGAGGGTTACTGACTGAACACACAAGAGAGGGCATAATGTAAATCTCATTGTACTGTTGTTTTGTGTTTAGCAAAGCATTGTGTCTTGATCATCAGTTGTCTGCACTAAGCTCCACCACTAGACACATTGCATAAAGTCAGAATGTACTGAGGAGTTAAATTGCTGCCTTTTTCTCTGTAACTTGACAAGTGATGTGGTGtaaatgttgatgaagaagccctctgtatccgaatcccccctccggcatggcaccagaacgtgccccagatgggatcttgcggagacagaagcttgcggcggcggaaaagtattttcgtggatctctcccatggttttggattttttggggatttataggcggaagaagaagggcacaggaaccacagggggcccacaagcctactaggcgcgggccacgtcgccgcgcctagggggcttgtggcctcccctggtaccctctgccttggttccaaatctccctgcatatcttctgttctggaaaaaatcttttcggaggttttattccgtttggactctgtttaatattctcctatgaaaagggtcaaaaacacggaaaaaaacaggaagtggcacttgcactgagttaataagttagtcccaaataagatataaaaggtatacaaaacatccaaagtttgacaagataatagcatggaagcataaaaaattatagatacgttggacacgtatcaaggaccgctaagttgaaagctaaacGGGGAATCCttgaaaaagctcttccacccggtttttatcggaatcatgatgaagatattaaaatgttggtacttatcctattgaatatttgtttacttATATGAATACTAATGATAAATCAACGTTAGTTAAGGAGCGTcatgtttgcttggagggtgatgattctaatgataaaattgaaaaaagtgggcttggagaggtcaaaatatcaactagtgatgtgcccactaccttggattacaaggactttaattatgataatttctctttagttgaatgtatttccttgttggaATCCATTATTatatcacccaatgcttatgaacaaaataaagctttcactcgacatatagtagaagctatggtaaaagcttatgatgagaaattgTGATGTCGTGGATTTGTGCTACAATAATCTCTTTAATTAAGCTATGGTAAtcctatgctaatgatgccacgccaCCACGTTTACTGTTGTTAATCTCGTGATGATTCAATCCCGTGCGAATTCTAAATTCAATACCAAGTCAAACGGCAAAAGTTTTCAAACTTACAAACTAAGATGTACGGGACGCGATAAAATAATGCATAAGTAATTGTGTTGTGGGAATAAAAAAAATTGGAAC harbors:
- the LOC123410223 gene encoding probable aldo-keto reductase 1, which produces MEQSQMARVKLGTQGLEVSRIGFGCMGLTGVYNDPVPEDAGVAIIRRAFDAGVTFFDTADAYGPHTNEVLLGKVKILLLSKVEYDVFVLWAYRSN